The window AAGCCTTGGAGAAGATTTTGAGAGAGTGATTACGTCTAATTTAATTCATTGTATCAAACACAACTTATTGAATCAAAAAAAGCAAACCTTTTGGTTTGCTTTTTTTGCTTTTTTACACTCGTGTTACGTTTATCGCGTTAAAGCCTTTTTTGCCTCTTTCCCGATCATAGGTTACTTCATCATTATCG is drawn from Bacteroidota bacterium and contains these coding sequences:
- a CDS encoding cold shock domain-containing protein; this translates as MFCEDGQDVFVHVSGLIDNINDNDEVTYDRERGKKGFNAINVTRV